A window from Mycobacterium saskatchewanense encodes these proteins:
- a CDS encoding YncE family protein: MFALLAATAVLPACSSSPLSSAPPTIEPAKAAQSPPVSQRPAGAVRPMAGPATAATFDGGTHQLAVLTPGAAPAAPATITAFAGPEAAPRVFTLPGPATALTGDGRGAAYLATRGGYFVVELSDGHTGFVSVAGAQQVDFTAIARRADGRLALGSADGAVYLLQGPDSTGAAAAVTSRNKIFARVDCLVAQGNTTVVLDRGQTSVTSISADGHAEQALRAGAGATTLAADPLGVVLAADTRGGQLLVYGVDPLMLRQAYPVRHAPYGLAGSRELAWVSLTASNMVVGYDLSTGIPVEKVRYPTVQQPNTLAFDETSGTLYVVSGSGAGIQVIEHAASAP, from the coding sequence TTGTTCGCTTTGCTGGCCGCGACGGCGGTATTGCCGGCATGTTCATCGAGTCCGCTTTCCAGCGCGCCTCCGACCATCGAACCAGCGAAGGCGGCGCAGTCCCCACCGGTGTCGCAACGGCCGGCTGGTGCGGTCCGACCGATGGCCGGTCCCGCCACCGCCGCGACCTTCGACGGTGGAACACACCAGCTGGCGGTCCTGACGCCCGGCGCCGCCCCCGCCGCACCCGCCACCATCACAGCGTTCGCCGGCCCGGAGGCGGCGCCGCGGGTCTTCACCCTGCCCGGGCCCGCCACCGCGCTGACGGGCGACGGCCGCGGCGCCGCGTACCTCGCGACCCGGGGCGGCTACTTCGTCGTCGAGCTGTCGGACGGCCACACCGGATTCGTGAGCGTCGCCGGAGCGCAACAGGTGGACTTCACCGCCATCGCCCGTCGCGCCGACGGCAGGCTGGCACTGGGCAGCGCCGACGGCGCCGTCTACCTCCTGCAGGGGCCGGACAGCACCGGCGCGGCGGCGGCCGTCACCAGCCGGAACAAGATCTTCGCTCGCGTCGATTGCCTTGTGGCGCAGGGCAATACGACGGTGGTGCTGGACCGCGGACAGACCTCGGTGACGTCGATCAGCGCCGACGGCCACGCCGAACAGGCGCTGCGGGCGGGCGCTGGGGCGACCACCCTGGCCGCCGACCCCCTCGGGGTGGTGCTCGCCGCGGACACCCGCGGTGGCCAGCTGTTGGTGTACGGAGTCGACCCGCTGATGTTGCGCCAGGCCTACCCGGTGCGGCACGCCCCGTACGGCCTCGCCGGATCCCGCGAGTTGGCCTGGGTGTCCCTGACCGCTTCGAATATGGTGGTTGGTTACGATCTGTCCACCGGAATTCCCGTCGAAAAGGTGCGATACCCAACCGTGCAGCAACCGAACACACTGGCCTTTGACGAAACGTCGGGCACCTTGTACGTGGTGTCGGGGTCCGGTGCCGGAATCCAGGTCATCGAGCACGCGGCGAGCGCACCGTGA
- a CDS encoding DUF5703 family protein, which produces MSDEYEWVPLRLPPDVTRISASIRLSIEAEYRGWELTRVRLYTDGSRRVLLRRKKSRLDKRLPDQPEL; this is translated from the coding sequence ATGTCGGACGAATACGAATGGGTGCCGCTGCGGCTGCCGCCGGACGTGACGCGGATCAGCGCGTCCATCCGGTTGTCGATCGAGGCGGAATACCGCGGCTGGGAGCTGACCCGAGTGCGGCTGTACACCGACGGCAGCCGGCGAGTGTTGTTGCGCCGCAAGAAAAGTCGCTTGGACAAGCGACTGCCCGACCAGCCCGAGCTGTGA
- a CDS encoding M20/M25/M40 family metallo-hydrolase — protein MVGKVVVTLDAAEAPVNPSDDVVEVVSRLIRFDTTNTGEPETTRGEAECARWIGEQLAEVGYQPEYVESGAPGRGNVFVRLPGADSSRGALLIHGHLDVVPAEPAEWSVHPFSGAVEEGFVWGRGAVDMKDMVGMMVVVARQLKRAGIVPPRDLVFAFLADEEHGGHYGAQWLVRNRPELFDGVTEAIGEVGGFSLTVPRRDGGERRLYVIETAEKGLSWMRLTARGPAGHGSMAHDRNAVTAVAEAVARLGRHRFPLVMTDTVAQFLTAVSEETGLSFDVNSPDLEGMIEKLGPMARVLKAVLHDTANPTMLKAGYKANVIPATAEAVVDCRILPGRKAAFEAEVDELIGPHVTREWIRDFSSYETTFDGDLVDAMNAALLALDPDARTVPYMLSGGTDAKAFARLGIRCFGFAPLRLPPDLDFTALFHGVDERVPIDALRFGTEVLAHFLTHC, from the coding sequence ATGGTAGGAAAGGTGGTTGTGACCCTTGATGCCGCGGAGGCCCCGGTCAACCCCAGCGACGACGTGGTCGAGGTCGTCAGCAGGCTGATCCGGTTCGACACCACCAACACCGGCGAGCCGGAAACCACGCGCGGAGAGGCCGAATGCGCCCGCTGGATCGGTGAGCAGCTCGCCGAGGTCGGCTATCAGCCGGAATACGTCGAATCCGGCGCGCCCGGTCGCGGCAACGTGTTCGTCCGGCTGCCCGGGGCGGACAGCTCGCGTGGCGCCCTGCTCATCCATGGGCATCTCGACGTGGTGCCGGCCGAGCCTGCCGAGTGGAGCGTGCACCCGTTCTCCGGCGCGGTGGAAGAGGGCTTCGTCTGGGGCCGCGGCGCGGTCGACATGAAGGACATGGTCGGCATGATGGTCGTGGTCGCGCGGCAGTTGAAGCGCGCCGGGATCGTCCCGCCCCGCGACCTGGTGTTCGCCTTCCTCGCCGACGAAGAGCACGGCGGCCATTACGGGGCGCAGTGGCTGGTCCGCAACCGGCCCGAGCTCTTCGACGGAGTCACCGAGGCCATCGGCGAGGTGGGCGGGTTCTCGTTGACCGTGCCGCGACGCGACGGGGGCGAGCGCCGGCTCTACGTGATCGAGACGGCCGAGAAGGGGCTGTCCTGGATGCGGCTGACGGCCCGCGGCCCGGCCGGGCACGGCTCCATGGCCCACGACCGCAACGCCGTCACCGCCGTCGCCGAGGCCGTCGCCCGGCTGGGGCGGCACCGCTTCCCGCTGGTCATGACCGACACGGTCGCCCAGTTCCTGACCGCCGTCAGCGAAGAGACCGGCCTCTCCTTCGACGTGAACTCGCCCGACCTGGAAGGAATGATCGAGAAGCTCGGCCCGATGGCCCGTGTGCTCAAGGCCGTGCTGCACGACACCGCGAATCCCACCATGCTCAAGGCCGGATACAAGGCCAACGTCATCCCGGCAACGGCCGAAGCCGTGGTGGACTGCCGCATCCTGCCCGGCCGCAAGGCCGCGTTCGAGGCCGAGGTGGACGAGCTGATCGGCCCGCACGTGACCCGGGAGTGGATCAGGGATTTCTCTTCGTACGAGACGACCTTTGACGGCGATCTCGTCGACGCCATGAACGCCGCGCTGCTGGCGCTCGACCCGGACGCCCGGACGGTGCCGTACATGCTGTCCGGCGGCACAGACGCAAAGGCGTTCGCGCGCTTGGGCATTCGTTGCTTCGGCTTTGCCCCGCTCCGCCTGCCGCCGGACCTGGATTTCACCGCCCTGTTCCACGGCGTCGACGAGCGGGTACCCATCGACGCGCTGAGGTTCGGCACCGAAGTGCTGGCACACTTCCTGACACACTGCTAG
- a CDS encoding quinone-dependent dihydroorotate dehydrogenase — MYGVVRRLLFAVPPESIHTLVFAVLRGVTSVGPARRLLRRLLGPTDALLASTVFGVRFPAPLGLAAGFDKDGLGLGTWGALGFGYAEVGTVTARPQPGNPAPRMFRLPADRALLNRMGFNNLGAGALAIRLARHSPDVPIGVNIGKTKTTPPAEAVDDYRASARLVGPLASYLVVNVSSPNTPGLRDLQAVESLRPILAGVLAEVSRGPGAPTPVLVKISPDLSDSDVDDIADLAVELGLAGIVATNTTVSRDGLLTPGVDELGPGGISGPPVAHRAVEVLRRLYGRVGGRLVLISVGGIETADDAWERITAGASLLQGYTGFIYGGGLWPKHIHDGIARRLRDGGFASLSDAVGSAA; from the coding sequence GTGTACGGCGTGGTCCGACGGCTGCTGTTTGCGGTCCCGCCCGAGAGCATTCACACGCTGGTTTTCGCTGTGCTGCGCGGGGTCACGTCGGTCGGCCCGGCGCGGCGGTTGTTGCGCCGGCTGCTCGGCCCGACGGATGCCCTGCTCGCCAGCACCGTCTTCGGGGTGCGGTTCCCGGCGCCGCTCGGCCTGGCTGCCGGGTTCGACAAGGACGGCCTGGGGCTGGGCACCTGGGGCGCGCTCGGCTTCGGATATGCCGAGGTCGGCACCGTGACCGCGCGCCCGCAGCCCGGCAACCCGGCGCCGCGCATGTTCCGGCTGCCCGCCGACCGCGCCCTGCTGAACCGGATGGGGTTCAACAACCTTGGCGCGGGAGCCCTGGCGATCCGACTCGCCCGGCATAGCCCCGATGTCCCGATCGGGGTCAACATCGGCAAGACGAAGACGACCCCGCCCGCCGAGGCGGTCGACGACTACCGCGCCAGCGCGCGGCTCGTCGGGCCGCTGGCGTCGTATCTGGTGGTCAACGTCAGTTCGCCGAACACGCCGGGGCTGCGCGACCTGCAGGCGGTCGAGTCGCTGCGGCCGATCCTCGCCGGCGTCCTCGCCGAGGTGTCCCGAGGCCCCGGCGCCCCCACGCCGGTGCTGGTGAAGATCTCGCCCGACCTCTCCGACTCCGATGTCGACGACATCGCCGACCTGGCCGTCGAATTGGGGCTGGCGGGCATCGTCGCGACCAACACGACCGTGTCGCGCGACGGCCTGCTCACGCCCGGCGTCGACGAGCTGGGGCCGGGCGGCATCTCCGGTCCGCCGGTCGCGCATCGCGCCGTCGAGGTGCTGCGCCGGTTGTACGGCCGCGTCGGCGGTCGCCTGGTGCTCATCAGCGTCGGGGGCATCGAGACAGCCGACGACGCCTGGGAACGGATCACCGCGGGAGCGTCGCTCTTGCAGGGGTATACCGGGTTCATCTACGGCGGGGGCTTGTGGCCCAAGCACATTCACGATGGCATAGCCCGCCGATTGCGCGACGGCGGCTTCGCCTCGCTCAGCGATGCGGTCGGTTCGGCGGCTTAA
- a CDS encoding YbhB/YbcL family Raf kinase inhibitor-like protein: MSTAPDPYASLPQLPTFTLTSESITDGQPLAKPQVSGIMGAGGEDVSPQLSWSGFPEETRSFAVTVYDPDAPTASGFWHWAVANLPADVTELPAGAGDGSDLPGDALTLVNDAGMRRYIGAAPPPGHGPHRYYVAVHAVDVDKLDLTEDASPAYLGFNLFQHAIARAVIHATYEQS, from the coding sequence ATGAGCACCGCGCCCGACCCGTATGCCTCGCTGCCGCAGCTGCCGACGTTCACCCTGACCTCGGAATCGATCACCGACGGTCAGCCACTGGCCAAACCCCAAGTCAGCGGCATCATGGGCGCCGGCGGGGAAGACGTCAGCCCGCAGCTCAGCTGGTCGGGTTTTCCCGAGGAGACGCGCAGCTTCGCGGTCACCGTCTACGACCCCGACGCCCCCACCGCATCCGGGTTCTGGCACTGGGCGGTCGCGAACCTGCCGGCCGACGTCACCGAGCTGCCGGCGGGCGCCGGCGACGGCAGCGACCTGCCCGGCGACGCATTGACGCTGGTCAACGACGCCGGGATGCGCCGCTACATCGGCGCCGCGCCGCCTCCCGGGCACGGCCCGCACCGCTACTACGTCGCCGTGCACGCCGTCGACGTCGACAAGCTCGACCTGACCGAGGACGCCAGCCCCGCGTACCTCGGGTTCAACCTGTTCCAGCACGCCATCGCGCGCGCGGTCATCCACGCCACCTACGAGCAGAGCTAA
- a CDS encoding histidine phosphatase family protein — MTVILLRHGRSTSNTAGTLAGRSEGVDLDDKGREQAAGLIDRIGDLPIRALVSSPLLRCRRTLEPLAEALCLEPLIDERLAEVDYGDWTGRKIGELAKEPLWRVVQAHPSAATFPGGEGLAEVQTRAVAAVREHDRRLAQEFGAEHGGDALWVACTHGDVIKAVIADAYGMHLDGFQRVTADPSSVSVIRYTELRPFVLHVNHTGARLSAALRAGPPPKKDGEAQPEQAAAASSSDAVVGGSTD, encoded by the coding sequence ATGACCGTCATCCTGTTGCGACACGGTCGCTCGACTTCCAACACCGCGGGCACCCTGGCCGGGCGCTCCGAGGGGGTCGACCTCGACGACAAGGGCCGCGAACAAGCCGCCGGGCTGATCGACCGGATCGGTGACCTGCCGATCCGGGCGCTGGTCAGTTCGCCGCTGCTGCGGTGCCGGCGCACCCTTGAGCCGCTCGCCGAGGCGCTGTGCCTGGAGCCGCTCATCGACGAGCGACTCGCCGAGGTGGACTACGGCGACTGGACCGGCCGCAAGATCGGCGAGTTGGCCAAGGAGCCGCTGTGGCGGGTGGTGCAGGCGCACCCCAGCGCGGCGACGTTCCCGGGCGGCGAGGGCCTGGCGGAGGTGCAGACGCGCGCGGTGGCCGCCGTCCGCGAGCACGACCGCAGGCTGGCCCAGGAATTCGGGGCGGAGCACGGCGGCGACGCCCTCTGGGTGGCGTGTACGCACGGTGACGTCATCAAGGCGGTGATCGCCGACGCCTACGGCATGCATCTGGACGGATTTCAGCGCGTCACCGCCGACCCGAGCTCCGTGAGCGTGATCCGCTACACCGAACTGCGCCCGTTTGTGTTGCACGTCAACCACACCGGCGCTCGGCTGTCGGCCGCGCTGCGGGCGGGACCCCCACCGAAGAAGGACGGGGAGGCGCAACCGGAGCAGGCCGCGGCGGCATCCTCGAGTGACGCGGTCGTCGGCGGCTCCACGGATTGA
- a CDS encoding HNH endonuclease signature motif containing protein gives MSSSDRDEVQRDFEALHAAVTRILEHSYDALTCPERLVLLERLEVEGRRLRVPGHQLLNQLGEQADPEQLGGRLSHVLADRLGLTRAEAARRVAEAADLGPRRALTGQPLPPLLEATAAAERDGRLGPAHIRVIRRFVHQLPTTVDVDTRQCAEAHLARLATGFRPDHLAGLADTLTDCLNPDGSYTDEDRARRRGLTLGRQGPDGMSELRATLTPEARATLEAVLAKLAAPGLCNPDDEQPVVDGPAANDAAGRDTRSAAQRHHDALTTALRALLASGKLGQHNGLPATIIITTTLNDLHHATGTGHTAGGSRLPISDVIRLARHAYHYLAVFDDAKPLALYHTKRLASPGQRIVLHAKDRGCTAPGCDVAGYYCEAHHVTDWASTHTTDINQLTLTCKPHHRLLDNGWTTRKHPNSTTQWIPPPHQDRGQPRTNTYHHPERLLTPNEDDDEDGDEDDEDAGGAAEDAGGAA, from the coding sequence ATGAGTTCGAGTGATCGGGATGAGGTGCAGCGGGATTTCGAGGCGTTGCACGCCGCGGTCACGCGGATCTTGGAACACTCCTATGACGCCCTGACGTGTCCGGAGCGGTTGGTGTTGTTGGAGCGTCTTGAGGTCGAGGGGCGCCGGTTGCGGGTGCCCGGGCATCAGCTGCTCAACCAGCTGGGCGAGCAGGCCGACCCCGAACAACTCGGCGGGCGGCTGTCGCACGTGCTGGCCGACCGGCTGGGGCTGACCCGCGCCGAGGCCGCCCGGCGGGTGGCCGAGGCCGCCGACCTCGGGCCGCGCCGCGCCCTGACCGGCCAACCCCTGCCACCCCTGCTCGAGGCGACCGCGGCCGCCGAACGCGACGGCCGCCTCGGCCCCGCCCACATCCGGGTCATCCGCCGCTTCGTCCATCAGCTGCCCACCACCGTGGATGTGGACACCCGGCAGTGCGCCGAAGCCCACCTGGCCCGCCTAGCCACCGGATTTCGGCCCGACCACCTCGCCGGGCTGGCCGACACCCTCACCGACTGCCTCAACCCCGACGGCTCCTACACCGATGAGGACCGCGCCCGGCGCCGCGGCCTGACCCTCGGCCGCCAGGGCCCCGACGGCATGTCCGAACTGCGCGCCACCTTGACTCCCGAAGCCCGCGCCACCCTGGAAGCCGTGCTCGCCAAACTCGCCGCCCCCGGCCTGTGCAACCCCGACGACGAACAACCCGTCGTCGATGGACCCGCCGCCAACGACGCCGCTGGGCGCGACACCCGCAGCGCCGCCCAACGCCACCACGACGCCCTCACCACCGCCCTGCGCGCCCTGCTGGCCTCCGGCAAACTCGGCCAGCACAACGGGCTGCCGGCCACCATCATCATCACCACCACCCTCAACGACCTACACCACGCCACCGGCACCGGCCACACCGCCGGCGGCTCCCGGCTACCGATCAGCGATGTCATCCGCCTAGCCCGCCACGCCTACCACTATCTAGCCGTCTTCGACGACGCCAAACCCTTAGCGCTCTACCACACCAAACGGCTCGCCTCACCAGGCCAACGCATCGTCTTGCACGCCAAAGACCGCGGCTGCACGGCACCGGGCTGCGATGTGGCGGGCTATTACTGCGAAGCCCACCACGTCACCGACTGGGCGAGCACCCACACCACCGACATCAACCAACTCACCCTGACCTGCAAACCCCACCACCGCCTCCTCGACAACGGCTGGACCACCCGCAAACACCCCAACAGCACCACCCAATGGATCCCCCCGCCCCACCAAGACCGCGGCCAACCCCGCACCAACACCTACCACCATCCCGAAAGACTCCTCACCCCCAACGAAGACGACGACGAAGACGGAGACGAGGACGACGAGGACGCTGGGGGAGCGGCTGAGGACGCTGGGGGAGCGGCTTAA
- a CDS encoding PE family protein produces the protein MSFLTAAPEAITAAAGNLAHIGSSLQEATAAASGQTTTLAAAAADEVSVAISQLFGTFGEDFQALSAQAAAFHSAFVSVLNGGSAAYLSTEAASAEQVLFHAGAAGVPAATLPIIGDLGGILGGGTGGTTGGLLGGLGPILSGSPLGPILNGVGQDLGGVLSGILGGSPVSLLANPLGPVLQTLSGAFTDVPGLQGLGALLQPLLQPVLPALFAPGALPSPAGDPWALLFAQTGANLQNLYATWSADPFPFLHQILVNQQGYAQQLGSQMAFALQNFPTTLANAPASLQLGVQSALNFNPVAAAQVFVNQQLGWAGTITTSLQKAGADLQTTLPVFQADMGLASQAIAAGDYHGAVQDFTHGLLGLFVSGFDTSNLSNITVLGPGGDLLPILAIPAQQAQAFAGLFPPGSIPGQIAHNYLNAVSTLTSSTTSTTFGLNLFNPSANVLQADAFFGTPLSLAFSVLGAPVSGLNGLATGATVLSAALQSGNGAAAAGALFDMPAYGLNGFLNGETIVDLALPVSTSTVLPSFLGPLGQPLAAILGVAGIDPTIPIVIHLPFDGLLVPPHPISSTVDVTVGGVLNLPISLTLGGTPFGGLLPLLVNDLPRQLATAITP, from the coding sequence ATGTCCTTTTTGACGGCAGCACCCGAGGCAATTACGGCGGCGGCCGGGAACCTGGCGCACATCGGCTCGTCGCTACAGGAGGCAACCGCCGCGGCGTCTGGCCAAACCACCACGCTCGCGGCCGCAGCCGCTGACGAGGTATCCGTCGCGATCTCCCAGCTGTTCGGCACGTTCGGCGAGGACTTCCAAGCTCTGAGCGCGCAGGCGGCGGCGTTTCACAGCGCCTTCGTCAGCGTGTTGAACGGCGGGTCGGCCGCCTACCTGAGCACCGAGGCCGCCAGCGCCGAGCAGGTTCTCTTCCACGCCGGCGCCGCCGGCGTCCCCGCGGCCACGCTCCCGATCATCGGCGACCTGGGCGGGATCCTCGGTGGCGGCACGGGCGGCACGACGGGCGGGCTTCTCGGCGGCTTGGGCCCGATACTCAGCGGTAGCCCGCTCGGCCCGATCCTCAACGGCGTAGGCCAAGACCTCGGCGGCGTGCTGTCGGGCATTCTGGGCGGCAGCCCGGTCTCCCTGCTCGCCAATCCGCTCGGGCCGGTCCTGCAAACCCTCTCCGGAGCGTTTACGGACGTCCCGGGGCTGCAGGGACTCGGGGCCCTACTCCAACCCCTGCTGCAACCCGTCCTCCCCGCGTTATTCGCGCCCGGCGCACTGCCGTCGCCCGCCGGCGACCCGTGGGCGCTGCTGTTCGCGCAGACCGGGGCCAACCTGCAGAACCTGTACGCGACCTGGTCGGCCGACCCGTTCCCGTTCCTGCACCAGATCCTCGTCAACCAGCAGGGCTACGCGCAGCAGCTGGGCAGCCAGATGGCGTTCGCCCTGCAGAACTTCCCCACCACGCTGGCGAACGCGCCAGCGAGCCTTCAACTCGGCGTCCAGTCGGCGTTGAACTTCAACCCGGTGGCCGCCGCACAGGTCTTCGTCAACCAGCAGCTCGGCTGGGCCGGGACCATCACGACGTCGCTGCAGAAGGCGGGCGCGGACCTACAGACGACGCTGCCGGTGTTCCAGGCCGACATGGGGCTGGCCAGCCAGGCGATCGCGGCGGGTGATTACCACGGCGCGGTGCAGGACTTCACCCACGGCCTCTTGGGCCTCTTTGTCAGCGGATTCGACACCAGCAACCTGTCGAACATCACGGTGCTGGGCCCGGGTGGGGACCTGCTGCCCATCCTCGCCATCCCCGCGCAGCAGGCGCAGGCGTTTGCCGGTCTGTTCCCGCCCGGTTCGATCCCCGGCCAGATCGCGCACAACTACCTCAACGCGGTGTCCACGCTGACGAGCTCCACCACGTCGACGACCTTCGGGCTGAACCTCTTCAACCCCAGCGCGAACGTGCTGCAGGCCGATGCCTTCTTCGGGACGCCGTTGTCGCTTGCCTTCTCCGTTCTGGGGGCGCCGGTCTCCGGGCTGAACGGGCTCGCGACGGGCGCGACCGTGCTGTCGGCGGCCCTGCAATCCGGCAACGGCGCGGCGGCGGCCGGCGCGCTCTTCGACATGCCGGCCTACGGGTTGAACGGCTTCCTCAACGGCGAGACAATCGTCGACCTGGCCCTGCCGGTGAGCACGTCGACCGTTCTGCCGAGCTTCCTCGGTCCGCTTGGCCAGCCTCTCGCGGCGATCCTGGGCGTCGCCGGCATCGATCCCACCATCCCGATCGTGATCCACCTGCCGTTCGACGGACTTCTCGTCCCGCCGCATCCGATTTCGTCCACGGTGGACGTGACCGTCGGAGGCGTTCTCAACCTCCCGATCAGCCTCACACTCGGCGGCACCCCGTTCGGGGGCCTGCTTCCCCTGCTGGTGAACGACCTGCCGCGACAGCTCGCGACCGCCATCACGCCGTAA